One stretch of Deinococcus metalli DNA includes these proteins:
- a CDS encoding 4-hydroxybenzoate 3-monooxygenase produces the protein MTHPTRTQVVIVGAGPAGLFLAHLLHRQGIESVILDTRSREDIEQTIRAGVLEQWTADLMRDLGLGGRMDREAHFHSGISLQHGRERCHLDLEELTGGKRVTVYPQHEVLRDLIAGHLDHGGRILFGVQDVDLSRVTADRPQVSFRQSADAAPETLVGDFVAGCDGSQGHSRQHIEGRTEYHKLYPFGWLGILVEAPRSYHELVYARHERGFALLSTRSDTVQRMYIQCGVGEDLAAYPDERIWQELRERLATDSWQLREGRIFQKGVVGLRSFVSDRMQRGPLFIAGDAAHIVPPTGAKGLNLAVADAVYLFRGLEQHYAGQGRARLDAYTDTCLRRVWRAERFSWYMTTLLHVNPEENAFEQRIHMADLEYVTSSRAAATALAENYVGLPLDG, from the coding sequence ATGACCCACCCCACCCGCACCCAGGTCGTGATCGTCGGGGCCGGCCCCGCCGGGCTGTTCCTGGCCCACCTCCTCCACCGCCAGGGCATCGAGAGCGTCATCCTGGACACCCGCAGCCGCGAGGACATCGAGCAGACCATCCGGGCCGGGGTGCTCGAGCAGTGGACGGCCGACCTCATGCGCGACCTGGGCCTGGGGGGGCGCATGGACCGCGAGGCCCACTTTCACAGCGGGATCAGCCTCCAGCACGGCCGCGAGCGCTGCCACCTCGACCTGGAGGAACTGACCGGTGGCAAGCGCGTCACGGTCTACCCGCAACACGAGGTGCTGCGCGACCTGATCGCCGGCCATCTCGACCACGGTGGCCGCATCCTCTTCGGCGTGCAGGACGTGGACCTGAGCCGGGTGACCGCCGACCGTCCACAGGTGTCTTTCCGGCAGAGCGCGGACGCCGCCCCGGAAACGCTCGTGGGCGACTTCGTGGCCGGCTGTGACGGCTCGCAGGGCCACAGCCGACAGCACATCGAGGGCCGGACCGAGTACCACAAGCTCTACCCCTTCGGCTGGCTGGGCATCCTGGTGGAGGCGCCGCGGTCGTACCACGAACTGGTCTACGCCCGCCACGAGCGCGGCTTCGCGCTGCTCAGCACCCGCTCTGACACGGTGCAGCGCATGTACATCCAGTGCGGCGTGGGCGAGGACCTCGCCGCGTACCCCGACGAGCGCATCTGGCAGGAACTGCGGGAGCGCCTCGCCACGGACAGCTGGCAGCTCAGGGAGGGACGCATCTTCCAGAAGGGGGTGGTGGGCCTGCGGAGCTTCGTGTCCGACCGCATGCAGCGCGGCCCGCTGTTCATCGCCGGCGACGCCGCGCACATCGTGCCGCCGACCGGCGCGAAGGGATTGAACCTCGCGGTGGCCGACGCCGTGTACCTGTTCCGCGGCCTGGAGCAGCACTACGCGGGCCAGGGGCGCGCGCGGCTGGACGCCTACACCGACACCTGCCTGCGCCGCGTGTGGCGGGCCGAGCGCTTCAGCTGGTACATGACGACCCTGCTGCACGTGAACCCCGAGGAGAACGCCTTCGAGCAGCGCATCCACATGGCCGACCTGGAGTACGTGACGTCCTCACGCGCGGCGGCGACCGCCCTGGCCGAGAACTACGTGGGGCTGCCGCTGGACGGCTGA
- a CDS encoding GntR family transcriptional regulator translates to MFPRTVKTALVTRLRDEIVRGTFAPGERLRLEELADRFEVSTMPIREALSALESEGLVVIRPHRGAHVTSFTAAELRELYEIRAVLEQLATVRAVPHLTPADLTRLQDLVDQMEVPDDAFDVAPFSQLNMAFHQLIYDRAGMPQLAAQIRDLRVRVQHYLHKHLESTNYTMTGNVEHQRLIDLIRAGDATAAGHEMHTHILGTGLKIAEIMEREEALAGT, encoded by the coding sequence ATGTTTCCAAGAACCGTGAAAACCGCGCTGGTGACGCGGTTGCGTGACGAGATCGTGCGCGGCACCTTCGCGCCGGGGGAGCGGCTGCGCCTCGAAGAACTGGCCGACCGTTTCGAGGTGAGCACCATGCCCATCCGTGAGGCGCTGAGCGCCCTGGAATCCGAGGGCCTGGTCGTCATCCGGCCCCACCGCGGCGCGCACGTCACCAGCTTCACCGCCGCCGAACTGCGCGAGCTGTACGAGATCCGCGCGGTGCTCGAACAGCTCGCCACGGTCAGGGCCGTGCCGCACCTGACGCCCGCCGACCTCACCCGGCTCCAAGACCTCGTCGACCAGATGGAGGTGCCGGACGACGCCTTCGACGTCGCGCCGTTCTCGCAGCTGAACATGGCCTTCCACCAGCTGATCTACGACCGCGCGGGCATGCCGCAGCTGGCGGCGCAGATCCGCGACCTGCGCGTGCGCGTGCAGCACTACCTGCACAAGCACCTGGAGAGCACCAACTACACCATGACCGGCAATGTCGAGCACCAGCGCCTGATCGACCTGATCCGTGCCGGGGACGCCACCGCCGCCGGCCACGAGATGCACACCCACATCCTCGGCACGGGCCTGAAGATCGCGGAGATCATGGAGCGGGAAGAGGCGCTGGCCGGGACGTGA
- a CDS encoding beta-glucosidase family protein, protein MTRPPTLEEQARLTAGAGIWSTPAIPEAGVPGLSLADGPMGVASQSIDERDVSLLMPCGTALAASWDTALAREVGTVVAAECRRRHVQAILGPNLNLPRSPLAGRAFETYSEEPLLSALIGAAWIAGVQGGGVSAVAKHLVANDSETQRHSMNSVVDQRALREVYLRPFEYAARAGVGGLLLAYNRMNGLPCVEHADLMGIVRNEWRWPGVLMSDWFGTHDGARSLNAGLDLEMPGPARHMGERAAALVGAGEVPARRVAEAADRLQTWARRWTDTAPGPAADAQDVLVRAAAAGFVLLSNDGLLPLDPAQSLAVIGPNASAPCYQGATFARIALADDVPTPVAALQGAFADVRHEPGVAPTYRLPPLTAQDITAPSGEPGLDVTYATAAGEEVFHEVRRTSTLVWFSDMPGGLHTAQPGRVRARTRLIPAVSGPWRLSYGGTGDVTFLIDGAVQGERPSPVVGGDVMGHLLRAESGHVDLELRAGVPVELDYRMTFGGARAQGLWFGARPPEAADLLERAVAAAGHAAQVALVVGETADSGVESRDRTTTRLPDDQLDLIRRVCAANPRTVVIVNAAHAVDLSWADHAAAVMQVWFPGQGFAPALADVLSGAREPGGRLPVTVARAEADYPAFDLTPDAHGDLPYGEGVLIGARAFAARGTVPAYPLGAGVGYAQFDYCSVAADAQTVTLNVRNTSGRAGKTVVQVYLEMPALDGVPAYPTLAAFQAVTLAAGEVRDVTLAVAHDAYRQWSQADGRWITQPGPRRVQVGRFLGDAVWEGTVTPPH, encoded by the coding sequence ATGACGCGGCCTCCGACTTTGGAGGAGCAGGCGCGCCTGACGGCCGGAGCGGGCATCTGGAGCACGCCGGCCATTCCCGAGGCCGGCGTGCCCGGACTGAGCCTCGCGGACGGCCCCATGGGCGTCGCCAGCCAGTCGATCGACGAGCGCGACGTGTCCCTGCTGATGCCCTGCGGCACGGCTCTGGCAGCGTCCTGGGACACGGCCCTGGCGCGCGAGGTCGGCACGGTCGTGGCCGCCGAATGCCGGCGCCGCCACGTCCAGGCGATCCTGGGGCCGAACCTGAACCTGCCGCGCAGCCCGCTGGCCGGCCGGGCCTTCGAGACCTACAGCGAGGAGCCGCTCCTGAGCGCCCTGATCGGCGCCGCGTGGATCGCCGGCGTGCAGGGGGGCGGCGTCAGTGCCGTCGCCAAACATCTCGTCGCGAACGACTCGGAAACGCAGCGCCACTCCATGAATTCGGTGGTGGACCAGCGCGCGCTGCGCGAGGTCTACCTGCGGCCCTTCGAGTACGCGGCCCGCGCCGGGGTGGGCGGCCTGCTGCTCGCGTACAACCGCATGAACGGCCTGCCCTGCGTGGAACACGCGGACCTGATGGGCATCGTCCGCAACGAGTGGCGGTGGCCGGGCGTGCTGATGTCCGACTGGTTCGGCACGCACGACGGCGCGCGCAGCCTGAACGCGGGCCTGGACCTGGAGATGCCCGGCCCGGCCCGTCACATGGGCGAGCGCGCCGCTGCGCTGGTGGGCGCCGGCGAGGTGCCGGCCAGGCGTGTGGCCGAGGCCGCCGACCGGCTCCAGACGTGGGCCCGGCGCTGGACGGACACGGCCCCGGGCCCGGCGGCCGACGCGCAGGACGTGCTGGTGCGCGCCGCCGCCGCCGGCTTCGTGCTGCTGAGCAACGACGGGCTGCTGCCGCTGGACCCCGCGCAGTCGCTGGCGGTCATCGGGCCGAACGCCAGCGCGCCGTGCTACCAGGGGGCGACCTTCGCGCGCATCGCGCTGGCGGACGACGTGCCCACGCCCGTGGCGGCCCTCCAGGGCGCCTTCGCGGACGTGCGCCACGAACCCGGCGTCGCGCCCACCTACCGCCTGCCCCCCCTGACGGCGCAGGACATCACGGCGCCGAGCGGAGAACCAGGCCTGGACGTGACCTACGCCACCGCGGCCGGAGAGGAGGTGTTCCACGAGGTGCGCCGGACCTCGACCCTGGTGTGGTTCTCCGACATGCCCGGCGGTCTGCACACCGCCCAGCCCGGCCGGGTGCGGGCGCGCACCCGCCTGATCCCCGCCGTGAGCGGCCCGTGGCGCCTGTCCTACGGCGGCACCGGTGACGTGACGTTCCTGATTGACGGCGCCGTGCAGGGCGAGCGGCCCTCCCCGGTCGTCGGGGGGGACGTGATGGGCCACCTGCTGCGCGCCGAGTCCGGTCACGTGGACCTCGAGTTGCGCGCGGGTGTTCCGGTCGAGCTGGATTACCGCATGACCTTCGGGGGCGCCCGCGCTCAGGGCCTGTGGTTCGGCGCCCGGCCCCCGGAGGCGGCGGATCTGCTGGAACGCGCCGTGGCCGCCGCCGGCCACGCTGCCCAGGTGGCGCTGGTGGTGGGGGAGACCGCGGACTCCGGGGTGGAGAGCCGCGACCGCACGACCACGCGCCTGCCGGACGACCAGCTCGACCTCATCCGCCGGGTGTGCGCGGCAAATCCCCGGACCGTGGTGATCGTGAACGCCGCTCACGCCGTGGACCTGAGCTGGGCCGACCACGCCGCCGCGGTGATGCAGGTGTGGTTCCCCGGTCAGGGATTCGCGCCGGCGCTGGCGGACGTCCTGAGCGGCGCGCGCGAGCCGGGCGGGCGCCTGCCCGTCACCGTGGCCCGCGCCGAGGCCGACTACCCGGCCTTCGACCTGACGCCGGACGCCCACGGTGACCTGCCGTACGGCGAGGGCGTCCTGATCGGCGCCCGCGCCTTCGCGGCGCGTGGCACCGTGCCCGCATATCCCCTCGGCGCCGGCGTGGGGTACGCGCAGTTCGACTACTGCAGCGTGGCCGCCGACGCGCAGACCGTGACGCTGAATGTGCGCAACACGTCCGGCCGCGCCGGTAAGACCGTCGTGCAGGTCTACCTCGAGATGCCCGCCCTGGACGGCGTGCCGGCCTACCCCACGCTGGCGGCCTTCCAGGCCGTGACCCTCGCGGCCGGGGAGGTGCGTGACGTGACGCTGGCCGTCGCCCACGACGCGTACCGGCAGTGGTCGCAGGCGGACGGACGCTGGATCACGCAGCCCGGTCCACGCCGCGTGCAGGTGGGCCGCTTCCTGGGCGACGCGGTGTGGGAGGGAACGGTCACGCCGCCGCATTGA
- the pcaDC gene encoding bifunctional 3-oxoadipate enol-lactonase/4-carboxymuconolactone decarboxylase PcaDC, which yields MPFVRTSTLTLHVQHSGVSTAPPLVFLNPVGSDLRVWDAVAADLAAGFQLIRYDLRGQGLSDAPDGDTTLDDHVADLANLLDVLGHDTVSLAGCSLGGLIAQGFALASPERVRRLALLDTLPRIGTEEGWTARMAQVRERGLEVLAPDLIRRWFAPAYFAAHPDDAHGYTTLLARSPQAGYLGSCAALRDADLTAHMDGLRPPTVVLCGESDVSTPPDACRAFAARIGAEFALVADAAHLPMVEQPQAVSRRLAAFLRPESSRLDQGLAVRRQVLGAAHVDRASAQATDLDRDFQQFITEYAWGGPWSRGHLDTRTRHLLTLAILTALPREHELELHVRATLNTGVTPDDLREVFMHVAVYAGVPVANRAFAIAKSVLREEP from the coding sequence GTGCCCTTCGTCCGAACCTCCACCCTGACCCTGCACGTCCAGCATTCCGGCGTGAGCACCGCGCCGCCGCTGGTGTTCCTCAACCCGGTCGGCAGCGACCTGCGCGTGTGGGACGCCGTGGCCGCCGACCTGGCGGCCGGGTTCCAGCTCATCCGTTACGACCTGCGCGGCCAGGGCCTCAGCGACGCGCCGGACGGCGACACCACCCTGGACGATCACGTCGCGGATCTGGCGAACCTGCTGGACGTGCTGGGGCACGACACGGTCTCGCTGGCCGGGTGCTCCCTGGGCGGGCTGATCGCCCAGGGCTTCGCGCTGGCGTCCCCGGAACGCGTCCGGCGGCTGGCGCTGCTCGACACCCTGCCGCGCATCGGCACGGAGGAGGGCTGGACCGCGCGCATGGCGCAGGTGCGGGAACGCGGCCTGGAGGTGCTGGCCCCCGACCTGATCCGCCGCTGGTTCGCCCCCGCGTACTTCGCCGCCCACCCGGACGACGCACACGGCTACACCACCCTGCTGGCGCGCAGCCCGCAGGCCGGCTACCTGGGCAGCTGCGCGGCCCTGCGGGACGCCGACCTCACGGCCCACATGGATGGCCTGCGGCCGCCCACCGTGGTGCTGTGCGGCGAGTCGGACGTGTCCACCCCGCCGGACGCGTGCCGGGCGTTCGCGGCCCGGATCGGCGCCGAGTTCGCGCTGGTCGCGGACGCCGCCCACCTGCCGATGGTCGAGCAGCCGCAGGCCGTGTCCCGGCGGCTGGCCGCCTTCCTGCGGCCTGAGTCGTCCCGCCTCGACCAGGGCCTGGCCGTGCGCCGGCAGGTGCTGGGCGCCGCGCACGTCGACCGGGCCAGTGCGCAGGCCACCGACCTCGACCGGGACTTCCAGCAGTTCATCACCGAGTACGCGTGGGGCGGCCCGTGGTCGCGGGGCCACCTCGACACCCGCACCCGCCACCTGCTGACGCTGGCGATCCTGACCGCCCTGCCGCGCGAGCACGAACTGGAGCTGCACGTGCGGGCCACCCTCAACACCGGCGTCACGCCGGACGACCTGCGCGAGGTCTTCATGCACGTCGCGGTGTACGCGGGCGTGCCCGTCGCCAACCGCGCCTTTGCCATCGCCAAATCCGTCCTCAGGGAGGAGCCATGA